The Corynebacterium pseudopelargi genome contains a region encoding:
- a CDS encoding HAD family hydrolase: protein MTSLVIASDMDGTLLNNQRQIPQGFWPVLKQLHSLGAVFAPASGRQLYTLLEQFEPAGFPMSVIAENGTVVYHEGEIVSLCTIEASQAHAVIEAVESQADHIDWGLVLCRADGAFVTRRDEPFLAQCQPYYARMDIVDDLHAYVDDQVVKLAVYSFGDAESIAAPALEAAAPELNVVVSGAHWVDIMNPAANKGKALEALAQALGVAMEDTIAFGDYLNDTELLQSAGMAFAMENAHPQIKAIADALAPSNADEGVVEVLRGVVEKLGA, encoded by the coding sequence ATGACTTCTTTGGTGATCGCCAGCGACATGGACGGCACGCTGCTAAACAACCAGCGCCAAATCCCCCAGGGTTTTTGGCCTGTGCTCAAACAACTGCACTCTTTAGGCGCGGTGTTTGCCCCGGCGAGCGGCAGGCAGTTATATACCCTGCTTGAGCAGTTCGAACCCGCTGGTTTTCCCATGAGCGTGATCGCAGAAAATGGCACCGTGGTCTACCACGAAGGCGAGATCGTCTCCTTGTGCACCATCGAAGCCTCCCAGGCCCACGCGGTGATCGAGGCCGTGGAGTCGCAGGCAGATCACATCGACTGGGGCTTGGTGCTATGCCGAGCTGACGGTGCCTTCGTCACCCGCCGCGATGAGCCATTCTTGGCGCAGTGCCAGCCCTACTACGCCAGGATGGATATCGTTGATGATCTTCATGCCTATGTAGATGATCAGGTGGTCAAGCTCGCCGTGTACAGCTTCGGGGATGCTGAAAGCATCGCAGCCCCTGCCCTTGAAGCCGCAGCCCCAGAACTGAACGTGGTGGTCTCTGGTGCCCACTGGGTAGACATCATGAACCCTGCTGCCAATAAAGGAAAAGCGCTTGAGGCCTTGGCCCAAGCGCTGGGGGTAGCCATGGAAGACACCATCGCTTTTGGCGATTACCTCAACGACACCGAATTGCTCCAAAGCGCAGGCATGGCCTTTGCCATGGAGAATGCGCACCCCCAGATCAAAGCGATTGCCGATGCCCTGGCGCCCAGCAATGCCGATGAGGGCGTGGTGGAGGTGCTTCGTGGGGTCGTCGAAAAGCTAGGAGCCTAG
- a CDS encoding FMN-binding glutamate synthase family protein, which yields MAGVFKKTAGTVAGAFGAIAAWDLSQRKHAIKRNFPIIGNARYLLESIRPEIQQYFVESNTDGRPFDRVTRSMIYERAKGIHSVTAFGTELDIQALGYDHLLHTVSPVPVMKEAPKIHIGGPDCTQPFDTSLLNISSMSFGALSSRAVLAMNKGAAKGGFIQETGEGGLTKYHLEYGAPLIWELGSGFFGARTKDGRFDPEQFQKKAANENVKGILIKLSQGAKPGMGGQLPGEKVTEEIAEARGVEPGKTVISPAANPEFSTPRELMEFIAKVRDLAGGKPVGFKLCVGSRVEFLAMCKAMLETGITPDFIHVDGSEGGTGAAPGEYADHMGTPLSEGLIVVQNALVGCGLRDKIAIGAAGKVAAGNDIIKRLALGADYCNAARPMMMAVGCIQAQKCQTNRCPTGVATQNKWLAHGIDIDDKGERVYQYQKATVESAMHLLASMGLDDFDALGPRHVVRRVDEYHLVTYADIAEWLEPNALLEGTASDSWAKDFETANADRFQEPAAAHIRSGASRKAAKEFSAQVRESKNQNDGE from the coding sequence ATGGCCGGAGTATTCAAAAAGACAGCCGGGACAGTCGCCGGAGCCTTCGGGGCTATTGCTGCCTGGGATCTAAGCCAGCGTAAACACGCCATTAAGCGAAATTTCCCCATCATTGGTAACGCCCGCTACCTGCTGGAGTCGATTCGCCCAGAAATCCAGCAGTACTTCGTGGAGTCGAATACCGATGGCCGCCCCTTCGATCGTGTGACGCGCTCGATGATCTACGAGCGCGCCAAGGGCATCCACTCCGTTACCGCCTTTGGTACGGAACTCGATATCCAAGCCCTTGGATATGATCACCTGCTGCACACCGTCTCTCCGGTGCCGGTGATGAAAGAAGCACCGAAAATCCATATCGGTGGCCCTGATTGCACCCAGCCCTTTGATACTTCCTTGCTCAATATCTCCTCGATGAGCTTCGGTGCGCTTTCTTCACGCGCCGTGCTCGCCATGAATAAGGGCGCAGCCAAAGGCGGCTTTATTCAAGAAACCGGTGAGGGTGGGCTGACAAAGTACCACCTGGAATACGGTGCACCTTTGATCTGGGAACTCGGCTCAGGCTTTTTCGGTGCCCGCACCAAAGATGGCCGCTTTGACCCAGAGCAGTTTCAAAAGAAGGCCGCCAATGAAAACGTCAAAGGCATCTTGATCAAGCTTTCCCAGGGTGCCAAGCCTGGCATGGGTGGGCAGTTGCCAGGAGAAAAGGTCACCGAGGAAATCGCAGAGGCTCGTGGCGTTGAGCCCGGAAAGACTGTTATTTCACCGGCAGCCAACCCTGAATTCTCCACTCCGCGCGAGCTCATGGAATTTATTGCCAAGGTGCGAGATCTCGCCGGCGGCAAGCCAGTGGGCTTCAAGCTGTGCGTGGGTTCGCGCGTGGAATTTCTTGCCATGTGCAAGGCAATGCTGGAAACGGGCATTACCCCGGACTTCATCCACGTCGATGGATCAGAAGGCGGCACCGGTGCTGCACCCGGAGAATACGCCGATCACATGGGCACACCACTTTCTGAAGGCCTGATCGTGGTGCAAAACGCCCTGGTTGGCTGCGGTTTGCGCGATAAGATCGCCATCGGTGCTGCCGGCAAGGTGGCCGCTGGTAATGACATTATTAAGCGCCTGGCACTTGGTGCCGATTATTGCAATGCTGCTCGCCCCATGATGATGGCCGTGGGTTGTATCCAGGCGCAGAAGTGCCAGACCAATCGTTGCCCCACCGGTGTGGCTACCCAAAACAAGTGGCTCGCGCACGGTATCGATATCGACGATAAGGGCGAGCGCGTCTACCAGTACCAAAAGGCAACGGTGGAATCTGCCATGCACCTTCTGGCCAGCATGGGTCTGGACGATTTCGATGCCCTTGGCCCACGCCATGTTGTGCGACGCGTTGATGAATACCACCTGGTTACCTACGCCGATATTGCCGAGTGGCTCGAGCCCAATGCGCTGCTTGAGGGCACAGCCTCGGACTCCTGGGCGAAGGATTTTGAAACGGCCAACGCTGATCGTTTCCAGGAGCCTGCCGCAGCCCATATCCGCTCAGGCGCATCGCGCAAGGCCGCGAAGGAATTTAGTGCTCAGGTGCGTGAGAGTAAGAATCAAAACGACGGCGAGTAA
- a CDS encoding ABC-F family ATP-binding cassette domain-containing protein, with protein MVNLINLENVSKSFGLKTLLDHVSLGVQSGDRIGVVGLNGGGKTTLLEVLAGIEPPDSGRVSHNSSLRMAVVTQRAELNPEHTVGEVVLAPLGLATYEWASNAKVREVLSGIGVDALGLDTKVGALSGGERRRVNLAAALVQELDLVILDEPTNHLDVEGVEWLAQHLLQRNIAVVVVTHDRWFLDTVATLTWEVHDGAVDIYEGGYNDWTFARAERARQADAAEQRRQNLARKELAWLRRGAPARTSKPRYRIEAAEALIKDVPAPRNSVELMAFAKQRQGKVVVELEDATITTPDGRVLVEDLTWRLAPGERIGLVGVNGSGKTTLLRALAGAHPLAKGKRIEGKTVRLGWLRQELDDLDPNQRLLDAVEDVARYVQLGKKELSASQLAERLGFSAKRQRTPVGDLSGGERRRLQLTRVLMSEPNLLLLDEPTNDLDIDTLQELESLLDSWAGTLVVISHDRYLIERIADSTWALFGDGKLSNLPGGIESYLQRRKALAQTPSKQPSEASASEPESQAPAISNKQYRELNKKLSAAMRKVERLEAEIDAVEAKMAALAQDVSALDTEQLAALAEQKQALEAEREEHTMIWLEAAEALEQA; from the coding sequence ATGGTCAATCTGATCAACTTAGAAAACGTATCGAAGTCTTTTGGGCTAAAAACGCTTTTAGATCATGTAAGCCTCGGTGTGCAATCAGGCGACCGCATTGGCGTAGTGGGCTTAAATGGTGGCGGCAAAACCACCCTGCTGGAGGTGCTCGCCGGCATTGAGCCCCCAGATAGTGGCAGGGTGAGCCACAATTCTTCTTTGCGCATGGCGGTGGTAACCCAACGCGCAGAACTCAACCCCGAGCACACGGTGGGTGAAGTGGTGCTAGCTCCCCTTGGGCTTGCCACCTATGAGTGGGCTTCGAATGCCAAGGTCCGCGAGGTGCTCAGCGGCATCGGGGTGGATGCACTTGGCCTTGATACCAAGGTGGGAGCGCTTTCTGGTGGTGAGCGCCGCAGGGTCAATCTTGCCGCGGCTTTGGTGCAAGAACTGGACTTGGTCATCCTCGACGAGCCCACAAACCACCTGGATGTCGAAGGCGTGGAGTGGCTCGCCCAGCACCTCCTCCAGCGCAATATCGCCGTGGTGGTGGTCACGCACGATCGTTGGTTCTTAGATACCGTGGCCACGCTGACCTGGGAGGTCCACGACGGTGCGGTGGATATTTATGAAGGCGGCTATAACGATTGGACCTTCGCGCGTGCTGAGCGAGCCCGCCAGGCCGATGCGGCAGAACAGCGCCGCCAAAATCTAGCCAGAAAAGAACTCGCCTGGTTACGCCGTGGTGCACCGGCGCGTACCTCCAAGCCGCGCTATCGCATCGAAGCCGCCGAGGCATTGATCAAGGATGTCCCCGCACCACGCAATAGCGTGGAACTGATGGCCTTTGCCAAGCAGCGCCAAGGCAAGGTGGTGGTTGAATTAGAAGACGCCACCATCACCACCCCAGATGGAAGGGTGCTGGTAGAAGACCTCACCTGGAGGCTTGCGCCGGGGGAAAGAATTGGTCTGGTTGGTGTCAATGGTTCGGGTAAAACCACACTCCTGCGTGCGCTCGCCGGTGCCCACCCCCTAGCCAAGGGGAAAAGGATTGAGGGCAAAACGGTGCGCCTTGGCTGGCTGCGCCAGGAGCTCGATGATCTAGATCCGAACCAGCGCCTTCTCGATGCCGTAGAAGATGTGGCTCGCTATGTCCAGCTTGGTAAAAAAGAGCTCAGCGCTAGCCAATTGGCCGAGCGCCTTGGTTTTTCCGCCAAGCGCCAGCGCACCCCGGTTGGGGATCTTTCCGGTGGTGAGCGGCGTCGTTTGCAGTTGACTCGCGTGCTGATGAGCGAGCCCAATCTTTTGCTTCTCGACGAACCAACGAACGACCTCGATATCGACACCCTCCAGGAATTGGAATCGCTGCTTGATTCCTGGGCGGGCACCTTGGTGGTGATCTCACACGATCGCTATCTGATTGAGCGCATCGCCGATTCCACCTGGGCGCTATTTGGCGATGGCAAGCTCAGCAATCTGCCCGGTGGAATTGAGTCGTATTTGCAACGTCGAAAAGCTCTTGCCCAAACCCCCTCCAAACAGCCTAGCGAGGCTAGCGCCAGCGAACCTGAAAGCCAGGCGCCTGCCATATCCAATAAGCAATACCGTGAGCTGAACAAAAAACTCAGCGCCGCGATGCGCAAAGTGGAGCGTTTAGAAGCAGAAATCGACGCCGTGGAGGCGAAGATGGCAGCGCTTGCACAAGACGTATCAGCCCTCGATACCGAGCAGCTTGCAGCATTGGCTGAACAAAAACAGGCGCTAGAGGCCGAAAGGGAAGAGCACACGATGATCTGGCTGGAGGCAGCAGAAGCACTGGAGCAGGCGTGA
- a CDS encoding PepSY-associated TM helix domain-containing protein, whose translation MTLSLNNEPCEQRKNTNLRAIVLRMHTVAGILIAPLIFVAAVSGLGYALCPTIEQWVYHDQINTTVPQQAQRLDVQQQVQAAVAAAEDGSLAGLQSDQAQLAGVQLYEEPDKNTRVLFSDPNLKEGVYHAVFVDPYTAEIKGQLEQYGKSSALPLTQWMSFGHKDLWLGTPGRIYSELAASWLGFFAFSGVALWWQLQAKGSSRLQGMFRWPKAKRSGTRLQYLRQHGVVGTALVAGLLFLCVTGLTWSLVAGANIAKVRNEFGWAPPRTDASMAQSITIDDPVADIDTVASTATENLRLPLRLMLPAQAGQGWVATESRQPYRMSTDALSIDSEGEVLSWNRFDSWPLEAKATVWLIQLHMGTLFGLPNQLALVALALGIIFLVVRGYQIWARRGFGNAPRVRSLRPLASKQGAAFLLALGIYSLVAPLFGISLVVLFALDWGLSKVGEAIKLEEEN comes from the coding sequence ATGACTCTCTCGCTCAACAACGAGCCGTGTGAGCAGCGAAAAAACACCAATCTGCGTGCCATTGTGCTCAGAATGCACACCGTGGCCGGCATCCTTATTGCACCACTGATCTTCGTGGCTGCTGTGAGCGGGCTGGGCTACGCACTATGCCCAACGATCGAGCAATGGGTCTACCACGATCAGATCAACACCACGGTGCCGCAGCAGGCACAGCGCCTTGATGTGCAGCAACAAGTCCAGGCCGCGGTGGCCGCCGCTGAAGATGGCAGCCTTGCCGGATTGCAATCAGATCAAGCGCAATTAGCTGGGGTGCAGTTATATGAAGAGCCAGACAAAAACACCCGCGTTCTTTTTTCCGACCCGAACTTAAAAGAAGGTGTGTACCACGCGGTGTTTGTAGATCCCTACACCGCAGAGATCAAAGGGCAATTAGAGCAATACGGTAAATCCTCGGCCCTACCACTTACCCAGTGGATGTCCTTTGGGCACAAAGACCTCTGGTTGGGAACCCCTGGGCGGATCTACTCAGAACTCGCGGCGAGCTGGCTCGGCTTCTTTGCCTTCAGCGGCGTGGCGCTGTGGTGGCAGCTCCAGGCAAAAGGAAGCTCAAGGCTTCAAGGCATGTTCAGGTGGCCAAAAGCCAAAAGGTCGGGCACCAGGCTGCAGTATCTGCGCCAGCACGGCGTGGTGGGCACGGCCTTAGTGGCAGGTTTGCTCTTTCTTTGCGTAACCGGGCTTACCTGGTCGCTGGTGGCAGGGGCCAATATTGCCAAGGTGCGCAATGAATTTGGCTGGGCTCCGCCGCGCACCGACGCCTCGATGGCACAGAGCATCACGATTGATGATCCTGTGGCAGATATCGACACCGTTGCCAGCACTGCCACTGAGAACTTGAGACTCCCGCTCAGGCTCATGCTGCCAGCACAAGCAGGGCAGGGGTGGGTGGCCACCGAATCGCGCCAGCCCTATCGCATGAGCACTGATGCTTTAAGCATCGATAGCGAGGGCGAGGTGCTTTCCTGGAATCGCTTCGATTCTTGGCCTTTAGAGGCCAAGGCCACGGTGTGGCTGATCCAGTTGCACATGGGCACGCTATTCGGCCTGCCAAACCAATTGGCACTTGTAGCCTTGGCGCTCGGCATCATCTTCCTTGTTGTTCGCGGCTATCAAATCTGGGCGCGGCGAGGCTTTGGCAATGCTCCTCGGGTGCGTTCGCTTCGCCCCCTGGCCAGTAAGCAAGGTGCGGCCTTCTTGCTGGCACTGGGCATCTATAGCCTTGTTGCGCCGCTATTTGGCATTTCTCTAGTGGTGCTTTTTGCCTTGGATTGGGGGTTATCAAAGGTGGGAGAAGCTATAAAACTTGAAGAGGAAAACTAA
- a CDS encoding 4-(cytidine 5'-diphospho)-2-C-methyl-D-erythritol kinase: protein MSNSIRARAHAKVNLHLGVGPLRNDGYHDLVSVFQSLSLSSIVEITPAGTPSASLVAGLRADAPGVPEDASNLAWKAAEALAQRSGETLEPITIALHKGIPVAGGMAGGSADAAATLKALNATLQRPLSQNVLLDIAAELGSDVPFTLLGETRVGTGRGEALAPLLSRGEYHWALAFAKQGLSTPEVFAKLDTMDREPHLSYEAVAQALLKADANALAAALHNDLQAAALSLRPELRKVIAMGERAGALRGIVSGSGPTCAFLCADADAAQEVAAELGVYYRTATATGPAPGATVLEGSTWSI from the coding sequence ATGAGCAATAGCATCCGCGCTCGAGCGCATGCCAAAGTCAATCTGCACCTGGGAGTAGGCCCGCTGAGAAACGACGGCTATCACGACCTTGTGAGCGTCTTTCAGTCCCTTTCGCTTTCGAGCATCGTAGAGATCACTCCCGCCGGCACCCCTTCTGCATCTTTGGTGGCAGGGCTTCGCGCCGATGCGCCGGGCGTGCCTGAAGATGCCTCCAATTTGGCCTGGAAGGCAGCAGAAGCCCTGGCACAGCGCTCAGGTGAAACCCTCGAGCCGATCACCATTGCACTGCACAAGGGTATTCCCGTTGCAGGTGGCATGGCAGGTGGTTCTGCCGATGCCGCAGCCACGCTCAAAGCACTCAATGCCACTTTGCAGCGTCCGCTAAGCCAAAACGTGCTGCTTGACATTGCAGCAGAACTTGGTTCCGATGTGCCCTTTACGCTCCTAGGAGAAACAAGGGTTGGCACCGGTAGGGGAGAAGCGCTCGCGCCGTTGCTCTCGCGGGGCGAATATCACTGGGCTTTGGCCTTTGCCAAGCAGGGGCTTTCAACACCGGAGGTCTTTGCCAAGCTCGACACCATGGATCGCGAACCCCACTTGAGCTATGAAGCCGTGGCGCAGGCGCTGCTCAAAGCAGACGCCAACGCCCTTGCTGCCGCGCTGCATAATGATCTCCAAGCTGCGGCGCTTTCGCTTCGCCCCGAGCTGCGCAAGGTCATTGCCATGGGTGAGCGCGCCGGGGCGCTTCGAGGCATCGTCTCTGGTTCTGGGCCTACCTGCGCATTCTTGTGTGCCGATGCTGATGCTGCCCAAGAGGTTGCCGCCGAACTCGGCGTGTATTATCGCACCGCTACCGCCACAGGCCCCGCACCAGGGGCAACCGTACTTGAAGGGTCTACATGGTCAATCTGA
- a CDS encoding enoyl-CoA hydratase/isomerase family protein, which translates to MSEALVLSNIRNNTGHLQLNRPKALNSLNQAMVDIVSDALQQWEHDDAVQQVLITSTSQKGFCAGGDVRAIHDLDAAGKYEQGDEYFAHEYRMNNHLATYSKPIISLIDGVCMGGGIGISAHGSHRVVSERAFASMPEMLIGFVPDVGSTKMLSSMIGQKGYASAALAKFLCITAWRMSPADMFWAGFATHFVPSAELEAFSDMLQAEGIDAALEQYASQPEQESELARYEDSIQAVFDQPHWSDIEAALQQHEDEAFVRMVRKHLQGTCPTSVVAAIELIDASARAKDVREALDNELIMGNALRRTPNFQEGVRAVLIDKTKDAHFVPDSYEQVDAAEYRALLGS; encoded by the coding sequence ATGAGTGAAGCACTAGTCCTAAGCAATATTCGCAACAACACCGGCCATCTCCAGCTCAATCGCCCCAAGGCATTGAACTCCTTGAACCAAGCGATGGTCGATATCGTCAGCGATGCACTGCAGCAGTGGGAACACGATGATGCCGTGCAGCAGGTACTGATCACCTCCACCTCCCAAAAGGGTTTTTGTGCTGGAGGTGATGTGCGCGCCATCCATGATCTGGATGCGGCAGGCAAGTACGAACAAGGCGATGAGTATTTCGCCCACGAGTACCGGATGAATAACCACCTGGCTACGTACTCCAAGCCGATTATTTCTCTAATCGATGGCGTGTGCATGGGTGGCGGCATTGGCATTAGTGCCCACGGCTCGCACCGCGTGGTAAGCGAGCGCGCCTTTGCCTCGATGCCGGAGATGCTCATCGGTTTTGTGCCAGATGTTGGCAGCACGAAGATGTTAAGCTCCATGATCGGCCAAAAGGGCTATGCATCTGCTGCTTTGGCAAAGTTCTTGTGCATCACCGCGTGGAGGATGAGCCCCGCCGATATGTTCTGGGCTGGTTTTGCCACCCACTTCGTGCCTTCGGCTGAGCTCGAAGCTTTTAGCGATATGCTCCAGGCCGAGGGCATTGATGCAGCTCTTGAGCAATACGCAAGCCAACCGGAGCAGGAATCCGAGCTCGCCCGGTACGAGGATTCCATCCAGGCGGTCTTTGATCAGCCGCATTGGAGCGATATTGAGGCCGCGCTGCAGCAGCACGAGGATGAAGCCTTCGTGCGGATGGTGCGCAAGCACCTTCAAGGCACCTGCCCCACGTCGGTGGTAGCGGCCATTGAGCTCATCGATGCATCGGCGCGCGCGAAGGATGTGCGCGAGGCTCTAGACAATGAGCTGATCATGGGCAATGCGCTGCGCCGCACCCCGAACTTCCAGGAAGGCGTTCGTGCGGTGTTGATTGATAAAACCAAAGACGCCCACTTTGTGCCCGATAGCTATGAGCAGGTCGATGCCGCTGAGTATCGGGCGCTGCTAGGCTCCTAG
- a CDS encoding alpha/beta hydrolase: MSESTTPTPKAKQAGKSGQHPARRASNRAQVFWDRLHPDTVGLLVGTMFFALALTPSLLPRDALYQGVVCGLCAATGYLIGVFARWNWNAWIQEFLLPVWKKRRLRLGSTWRRRIEGALLIAALAWLAGMVLFSVRWQRQVAQYTDARELSTAEYFLVFPIGIGLWLLLGLVGRGINIATDFLIEHGPKRLDVGVRTVSAWIGVGIVGLVIFNQVVPGTIVSMGEAVFAPRNSQIREDLVQPNNPERSGSPDSINDWEGLGAFGTRFVGLGLHKEELSALSGRPSKEPIRVYSGLEHGQDDAERAQRVVEELKRTHAEDRKVVMVATTTGTGWVNPTAAQALELLYDGDTAIAAAQYSYLPSGVQFIANTDVVREAGQTLISAVQEWWNELDPESRPKLLIYGESLGVVAGEGAFSGLQGLAQAADGVLWVGPPHSSTLWRNFVSRRDPGTYEADPEYAAGMVVRFAGTRQEVQENLGPQPLWQSTRVLYFQHATDPVVWWSPSTLLKEPDWLKEPAQFDRSPAMRWYPFITFFQLSLDLPVAANVPNGHGHNYGTAVMDGLAAISNEDRFDRDFVEQQRPLLEQAMQDQGPEKEIGVDNTKN; this comes from the coding sequence GTGAGCGAATCCACCACGCCAACGCCTAAGGCAAAACAGGCAGGGAAGTCAGGCCAACACCCGGCGCGAAGAGCCAGCAACCGCGCACAGGTATTTTGGGATCGCCTGCACCCCGATACCGTGGGGCTGCTCGTTGGCACCATGTTCTTCGCCCTTGCGCTTACACCTTCACTTTTGCCGCGCGATGCGCTCTACCAGGGTGTGGTGTGTGGGCTTTGTGCCGCAACCGGCTACCTCATCGGCGTGTTTGCCCGCTGGAATTGGAATGCCTGGATCCAAGAATTTCTCCTGCCGGTGTGGAAGAAGCGCCGGCTACGTCTTGGTAGTACCTGGCGGCGTCGCATCGAGGGTGCGCTGTTGATTGCTGCGCTGGCGTGGCTTGCTGGCATGGTGCTGTTTTCGGTGCGGTGGCAACGCCAAGTAGCCCAGTACACCGATGCCCGTGAGCTTTCTACTGCAGAATACTTCCTGGTGTTTCCCATCGGCATTGGCTTGTGGCTGCTGCTTGGCCTGGTTGGCAGGGGCATCAACATCGCCACCGATTTCCTTATCGAGCACGGCCCGAAGCGCCTGGATGTTGGTGTGCGCACGGTGAGTGCTTGGATCGGTGTGGGCATTGTGGGGCTGGTGATTTTTAACCAGGTGGTGCCCGGCACGATCGTGAGCATGGGTGAGGCGGTATTTGCTCCCCGTAATAGCCAGATCCGAGAAGATCTTGTGCAGCCGAATAATCCGGAACGCTCCGGCAGCCCGGATTCGATCAATGATTGGGAAGGCCTTGGCGCCTTCGGCACCCGCTTTGTAGGCCTTGGCCTGCACAAGGAGGAGCTTTCGGCTCTCAGCGGGCGGCCCTCGAAGGAGCCGATTCGTGTGTATTCGGGTTTGGAGCACGGCCAAGATGATGCTGAGCGTGCCCAGCGGGTAGTAGAGGAACTCAAAAGAACCCACGCTGAGGACCGGAAGGTGGTGATGGTTGCCACCACCACGGGCACTGGCTGGGTAAATCCCACCGCCGCTCAGGCACTGGAATTGCTTTACGACGGCGACACTGCCATCGCCGCGGCACAGTATTCATACCTGCCATCTGGCGTGCAATTTATTGCCAATACCGACGTGGTACGCGAGGCTGGCCAAACGCTGATCTCTGCGGTGCAGGAGTGGTGGAATGAACTGGATCCAGAATCCCGACCAAAACTGCTCATCTACGGTGAATCCCTCGGCGTGGTTGCTGGCGAAGGTGCTTTCTCCGGGCTGCAAGGCCTCGCCCAAGCAGCCGACGGGGTGTTATGGGTAGGTCCGCCACATTCGAGTACTTTGTGGCGCAATTTTGTCAGCCGCCGCGATCCTGGCACCTATGAGGCCGATCCCGAATATGCCGCGGGCATGGTGGTACGTTTTGCAGGCACCAGGCAAGAGGTACAAGAAAACCTAGGTCCGCAGCCTTTATGGCAATCCACCCGTGTGCTGTATTTCCAGCACGCTACCGATCCTGTGGTGTGGTGGTCGCCTTCAACGCTGTTGAAGGAACCCGACTGGCTCAAAGAGCCAGCGCAATTCGATCGCTCCCCGGCGATGCGCTGGTATCCCTTTATTACCTTCTTCCAATTAAGCCTCGATCTTCCGGTGGCTGCCAATGTGCCCAATGGGCATGGCCACAATTACGGCACCGCGGTGATGGATGGGCTCGCGGCGATTTCCAACGAGGATCGTTTTGATCGTGACTTTGTGGAGCAGCAGCGCCCCTTGCTTGAACAAGCCATGCAAGACCAAGGCCCGGAAAAAGAAATTGGTGTGGATAACACCAAGAATTAA
- a CDS encoding putative quinol monooxygenase, with product MILINARHTVKPEYVDSFMEKVAEFTEATRAEEGNLFFVWHQSVEQPNVFMLVEAFKDDAAEAHVNSDHFKKMQEEMPQYLVETPDVINTLIEGKTEWDKLNEFAVK from the coding sequence ATGATTTTGATCAACGCACGCCATACCGTTAAACCCGAGTACGTCGATAGCTTTATGGAGAAGGTGGCTGAGTTCACCGAGGCCACCCGCGCAGAAGAGGGCAACCTCTTTTTCGTTTGGCACCAATCTGTTGAACAGCCAAATGTGTTCATGCTCGTGGAGGCATTCAAAGACGATGCCGCCGAGGCTCACGTGAATTCGGATCACTTTAAAAAGATGCAAGAAGAGATGCCCCAGTATCTCGTAGAAACCCCCGATGTGATCAACACCTTGATCGAGGGCAAGACCGAGTGGGACAAGCTCAATGAGTTCGCAGTGAAGTAA
- the ppk2 gene encoding polyphosphate kinase 2, producing the protein MAKKDSKKSNSTTEDQHVKPKKLNKKAYEKELKRLQAELVDMQQWVVETGARVVIIMEGRDAAGKGSAIKRITQYLNPRTCRIEALPAPNSREQGQWYFQRYVEKLPTAGEIVIFDRSWYNRAGVERVMGFCTSKEYRRFLHQAPIFERLLVEDGIMLRKYWFSVSDEEQIARFESRRNDPLRRWKLSPMDLQSITRWEDYSRAKDEMFVHTDIPTAPWYTVESEDKKRSRINVISHLLSTIPYEKIDRPLPEIPERPEGNNYERPPREDFRYVPDVAAKLERED; encoded by the coding sequence ATGGCAAAAAAGGATTCCAAGAAGTCGAATAGCACGACGGAAGATCAGCACGTCAAACCCAAAAAGCTGAATAAGAAGGCCTATGAGAAAGAGCTCAAGCGCCTCCAGGCCGAATTGGTTGATATGCAGCAATGGGTGGTAGAAACTGGCGCCCGCGTGGTGATCATCATGGAAGGCCGCGATGCTGCCGGTAAGGGATCTGCCATTAAGCGCATCACCCAGTACCTCAACCCTCGTACCTGCCGCATTGAGGCCTTGCCTGCGCCGAACTCCCGCGAACAGGGGCAGTGGTATTTCCAGCGCTATGTGGAAAAGCTGCCTACTGCCGGTGAGATCGTGATCTTCGACCGCTCCTGGTACAACCGCGCTGGTGTTGAGCGCGTGATGGGCTTTTGCACCTCCAAGGAATATCGCCGCTTCTTGCACCAGGCGCCGATCTTTGAGCGCCTCTTGGTAGAAGACGGCATCATGTTGCGCAAGTACTGGTTCTCTGTGTCCGATGAGGAGCAGATTGCCCGCTTCGAGTCGCGCAGGAATGATCCGCTGCGTCGCTGGAAGCTCTCGCCGATGGATCTGCAGTCGATTACTCGCTGGGAGGATTACTCGCGAGCAAAAGACGAGATGTTCGTGCACACCGATATTCCCACTGCGCCCTGGTACACCGTGGAAAGTGAAGATAAGAAGCGTTCGAGGATCAATGTGATTTCTCATCTGCTTTCCACCATTCCTTATGAGAAGATCGACCGTCCTCTTCCGGAAATTCCTGAGCGCCCCGAGGGCAATAACTATGAGCGCCCGCCGCGTGAGGATTTCCGCTACGTTCCCGATGTGGCGGCAAAGCTCGAACGCGAAGATTAA